A window of Microbacterium luteolum contains these coding sequences:
- a CDS encoding L-threonylcarbamoyladenylate synthase: MSTIFDCRDEAQLLAGMRHARQAIGRGELIVMPTDTVYGVAADAFSPTAVQRLLDAKGRGRNQPPPVLIGSKDTLAALAESVPEPVQRLVDAFWPGGLTIVLPAQPSLVWDLGETLGTVAVRMPEGHVALELLAETGPLAVSSANLTGQDAAISALDAEKMLGDSVAVYLADGMSKNGISSTIVDATSLVRRGDEEQGVVRILRHGVVTRAQLHEVLGDLLESDEAQESHEDHPHEPDAEEQQDGNP, translated from the coding sequence ATGTCAACCATCTTCGACTGCCGCGACGAGGCGCAGCTGCTCGCCGGAATGCGCCACGCACGCCAGGCGATCGGCCGCGGTGAACTCATCGTCATGCCCACAGACACCGTGTACGGCGTCGCCGCCGACGCCTTCTCGCCGACCGCCGTGCAGCGTCTTCTCGACGCCAAGGGCCGCGGTCGCAACCAGCCGCCGCCCGTGCTGATCGGGTCGAAGGACACTCTCGCGGCCCTGGCCGAGTCGGTGCCGGAGCCCGTGCAGCGTCTCGTCGACGCGTTCTGGCCCGGCGGCCTCACGATCGTGCTCCCCGCGCAGCCGTCGCTGGTCTGGGACCTGGGGGAGACCCTCGGAACCGTCGCCGTACGCATGCCGGAGGGCCACGTGGCGCTCGAGCTGCTGGCCGAGACCGGCCCGCTCGCGGTGTCCAGCGCGAACCTCACGGGTCAGGATGCCGCGATCTCGGCCCTCGACGCGGAGAAGATGCTCGGCGACAGCGTCGCGGTGTATCTCGCCGACGGCATGAGCAAGAACGGCATCTCCTCGACGATCGTCGACGCCACCTCGCTCGTCCGACGCGGCGACGAGGAGCAGGGCGTCGTGCGCATCCTCCGTCACGGCGTCGTGACGCGCGCGCAGCTGCACGAGGTGCTCGGCGACCTGCTCGAGTCCGACGAGGCGCAGGAGTCGCACGAGGATCACCCGCACGAGCCCGACGCGGAGGAGCAGCAGGACGGGAACCCGTGA
- the prmC gene encoding peptide chain release factor N(5)-glutamine methyltransferase, whose amino-acid sequence MPENSLAALVRAAAQRLADAGVPDPLVDAELLAGHVLGRRRGEVQAAIVRGDSVGEDDAAALDLLVARRSGREPLQHITGTAPFRHLELAVGPGVFVPRPETETVVQYAIDALLNAPEPAPIGVDLGTGSGAIALAMATEVPHARIFAAELSPDAHAWATRNTAGVENLTLVLSDLGEAFPELDGTASVVISNPPYVPDAAIPRDPEVRLFDPALALYGGEDGLDIVRVLSTRALRLLRSGGLLVIEHGELQGASIRELLTEDGWRAAATHRDLTLRDRTTTALRP is encoded by the coding sequence ATGCCTGAGAACTCGCTCGCCGCCCTCGTGCGCGCCGCGGCCCAGCGCCTCGCGGACGCCGGGGTACCCGATCCGCTCGTCGATGCCGAACTGCTCGCTGGACACGTGCTGGGTCGTCGCCGCGGCGAGGTGCAGGCGGCGATCGTGCGCGGCGACAGCGTGGGGGAGGATGACGCTGCGGCGCTCGATCTCCTCGTGGCGCGGCGCTCCGGCCGGGAGCCGCTCCAGCACATCACCGGCACCGCTCCCTTCCGCCATCTCGAACTGGCCGTCGGACCCGGCGTCTTCGTGCCGCGCCCCGAGACCGAGACTGTCGTGCAGTACGCGATCGACGCACTGCTGAACGCGCCGGAGCCCGCACCGATCGGCGTCGATCTCGGCACGGGGAGCGGAGCGATCGCCCTGGCCATGGCGACCGAGGTCCCGCACGCACGGATCTTCGCCGCCGAGCTCTCCCCGGACGCGCACGCGTGGGCGACCCGGAACACGGCAGGAGTGGAGAACCTCACGCTCGTCCTCTCCGACCTCGGCGAGGCGTTCCCCGAGCTCGACGGCACGGCATCCGTCGTCATCTCGAACCCGCCGTACGTCCCCGACGCCGCGATCCCGCGGGACCCCGAGGTCCGCTTGTTCGACCCCGCACTGGCGCTCTACGGCGGCGAGGACGGCCTCGACATCGTGCGCGTGCTCAGCACCAGGGCGCTGCGACTGCTGCGATCGGGCGGATTGCTGGTGATCGAGCACGGCGAGCTGCAGGGCGCGTCGATCAGGGAGCTGCTCACCGAAGACGGCTGGCGCGCCGCCGCCACGCACCGCGACCTCACCCTGCGGGACCGCACGACGACGGCTCTCCGGCCCTGA
- the cysK gene encoding cysteine synthase A — MPGIHSDITTAFGNTPLVRLNRVAEGVGATVLAKLEFYNPASSVKDRLGIAIVDAAEASGELKPGGTIVEATSGNTGIALAMVGAARGYKVILTMPASMSKERRMLLKAFGAELVLTDPTKGMTNAIAEAEAIAAKTPGAVLAKQFANEANPAIHRKTTAEEILRDTDGKVDYFVAGIGTGGTITGVGQVLKERIPGVKIVAVEPKDSPILTEGHPGPHKIQGIGPNFVPPILDRDVLDEVIDVTFDDAIRLARETAAKDGILVGMSSGAAIWAALEIAKRPEAAGKNIVVIIPSFGERYLSTALYEHLRDE; from the coding sequence ATGCCCGGTATTCACTCCGACATCACCACCGCGTTCGGCAACACCCCGCTCGTCCGCCTGAACAGGGTCGCCGAGGGCGTCGGCGCCACGGTGCTGGCCAAGCTCGAGTTCTACAACCCCGCATCGAGTGTCAAGGACCGCCTGGGCATCGCCATCGTCGACGCCGCCGAGGCATCGGGCGAGCTGAAGCCAGGCGGGACGATCGTCGAGGCGACCAGCGGCAACACGGGCATCGCTCTCGCGATGGTGGGTGCGGCTCGCGGCTACAAGGTGATCCTCACGATGCCGGCATCCATGTCGAAGGAGCGGCGGATGCTGCTCAAGGCTTTCGGCGCCGAGCTCGTGCTGACCGACCCCACCAAGGGCATGACCAACGCCATCGCCGAGGCCGAGGCGATCGCGGCGAAGACGCCGGGCGCCGTGCTGGCGAAGCAGTTCGCGAACGAGGCCAACCCGGCCATCCACCGCAAGACCACCGCCGAGGAGATCCTCCGCGACACCGACGGCAAGGTCGACTACTTCGTCGCCGGCATCGGCACGGGCGGCACGATCACGGGTGTCGGACAGGTGCTCAAGGAGCGCATCCCCGGCGTCAAGATCGTCGCCGTCGAGCCCAAGGACTCCCCGATCCTCACCGAGGGCCACCCCGGTCCGCACAAGATCCAGGGCATCGGACCGAACTTCGTGCCTCCGATCCTCGACCGCGACGTGCTCGACGAGGTGATCGACGTCACATTCGACGACGCGATCCGCCTCGCCCGCGAGACCGCGGCGAAGGACGGCATCCTCGTCGGCATGTCCAGCGGTGCCGCGATCTGGGCCGCGCTCGAGATCGCCAAGCGCCCCGAAGCAGCAGGCAAGAACATCGTCGTGATCATCCCCTCGTTCGGCGAGCGGTACCTGTCGACGGCGCTGTACGAGCACCTGCGCGACGAGTGA
- the epsC gene encoding serine O-acetyltransferase EpsC, producing MSTSIWARVREDIAAARLRDPAARSAVEVALLYPGLHAIWAHRVSHALWRRRLRLLARAGSQLSRWLTGVEIHPGATIGRRFFIDHGMGVVIGETAEIGDDVMLYHGVTLGGRTRDAGKRHPTLGDGVAVGAGAKILGPVTIGAGTVVGANAVVTRDAPADSILVGVPAKPRLRVVGEDTRALLTAPDYSI from the coding sequence GTGAGCACGTCGATCTGGGCTCGCGTGCGCGAGGACATCGCGGCGGCGCGCCTGCGGGATCCCGCTGCACGCAGCGCGGTCGAGGTCGCTCTGCTGTACCCGGGTCTGCATGCCATCTGGGCGCATCGCGTCTCGCATGCGCTGTGGCGACGGCGGCTCCGGCTGCTGGCCCGCGCCGGGTCCCAGCTGTCCCGGTGGCTCACGGGAGTCGAGATCCATCCCGGCGCGACGATCGGTCGACGCTTCTTCATCGACCACGGCATGGGCGTGGTGATCGGCGAGACGGCCGAGATCGGCGATGACGTGATGCTGTATCACGGCGTGACCCTCGGCGGTCGCACGCGCGACGCCGGGAAGCGGCATCCCACCCTCGGCGACGGCGTGGCCGTCGGCGCCGGGGCCAAGATCCTGGGTCCCGTGACGATCGGCGCGGGAACCGTGGTCGGCGCGAACGCCGTGGTGACGCGCGACGCCCCGGCGGACAGCATCCTCGTCGGGGTGCCGGCCAAGCCCCGCCTGCGCGTCGTGGGCGAGGACACCCGGGCCCTGCTCACGGCGCCCGACTACTCCATCTGA